Proteins from one Variovorax sp. TBS-050B genomic window:
- a CDS encoding HAD-IA family hydrolase → MQDISTPIAAAAGRYPRAVLFDLLTALLDSWAVWNAAAGSEQMGRTWRAEYLRLTYGCGAYVPYEDLVRQAAATVRLPASAPQSLEDHWDELPAWSGATELLRALQPHCKLAVVTNCSRRLGQRAADRLGIEWDVVVTSEEAGFYKPDPRPYRLALERLDVQPAEAAFVAGSGYDMFGTASVGLRTYWHNRVGLARPEGAPPAEVESPTLDDALPWLRGFRPVAS, encoded by the coding sequence ATGCAAGACATTTCCACTCCCATTGCCGCCGCGGCCGGGCGCTATCCCCGGGCCGTGCTATTCGACCTGCTCACTGCGCTGCTCGACTCGTGGGCCGTCTGGAACGCGGCTGCGGGCTCCGAGCAGATGGGCCGTACCTGGCGCGCCGAGTACCTGCGGCTCACCTATGGCTGCGGCGCCTACGTGCCCTACGAAGACCTGGTGCGACAGGCTGCCGCCACCGTGAGGTTGCCCGCCAGCGCCCCCCAGTCGCTGGAGGACCATTGGGACGAACTGCCCGCATGGAGCGGCGCCACCGAACTGCTGCGGGCGCTTCAGCCTCACTGCAAGCTGGCCGTGGTGACCAACTGCTCGCGGCGTTTGGGCCAGCGTGCCGCCGATCGCCTGGGAATCGAGTGGGACGTGGTCGTGACCTCCGAGGAGGCGGGCTTCTACAAGCCCGATCCGAGGCCCTACCGGCTCGCCCTGGAGCGTCTGGACGTGCAGCCGGCCGAGGCAGCCTTCGTTGCCGGTTCAGGCTATGACATGTTCGGCACCGCCAGCGTGGGCCTGCGCACCTACTGGCACAACCGCGTCGGCCTCGCCCGGCCCGAAGGCGCGCCGCCGGCGGAGGTCGAGTCGCCCACGCTCGATGACGCGTTGCCATGGCTGCGCGGCTTCCGACCGGTCGCTTCCTGA
- a CDS encoding tripartite tricarboxylate transporter substrate-binding protein: protein MIRSLRMAGSLAGLCAGLLAASGAFAQAFPNRPVTLIVPFPAGGPSDALARAVAQKMAAPLGQPIVIENLGGANGVIGLTKATKAAADGYTISFGGIGTHVANLALYKKLAYDPVADFAPIGPAGAAPMLLLARADLPANDLREFSAWLAKHKDKASYGSAGVGSISHYGCVLLLSSLGHNATHVPYKGVAPAINDLMGGQTDFMCDQTTTALPQVAGGRIKAVGVLSGTRLAQLPRAATAAESGHALDVRSWNAFFAPRGTPQPVLARLTGALQQAVGDPALRKQMEGLGVDLPAPADATPEAVTALIARGIRDDVPALKAKGQYLD from the coding sequence ATGATCCGCTCCCTTCGCATGGCCGGCAGCCTTGCTGGCCTCTGTGCCGGCTTGCTGGCCGCATCCGGCGCATTCGCACAGGCGTTTCCGAACCGCCCGGTCACCTTGATCGTTCCCTTCCCGGCCGGCGGCCCCAGCGATGCACTGGCCCGCGCTGTCGCACAGAAGATGGCTGCGCCCCTGGGCCAGCCCATCGTCATCGAGAACCTCGGCGGCGCGAATGGCGTCATCGGCCTGACGAAGGCGACCAAGGCCGCCGCCGATGGCTACACGATCTCCTTCGGAGGCATCGGCACGCATGTGGCCAACCTCGCGCTGTACAAGAAGTTGGCCTACGACCCCGTCGCCGATTTCGCGCCCATCGGCCCCGCAGGCGCGGCGCCGATGCTGCTGCTGGCGCGCGCCGACCTGCCGGCGAACGATCTGCGCGAGTTCAGCGCCTGGCTGGCGAAGCACAAGGACAAGGCCTCCTACGGCAGCGCGGGCGTCGGGTCGATTTCGCACTATGGCTGCGTGCTGTTGCTGTCTTCCCTCGGCCATAACGCCACGCACGTGCCCTACAAGGGGGTTGCGCCGGCCATCAATGACCTGATGGGCGGGCAGACCGATTTCATGTGCGACCAGACCACCACCGCGCTGCCGCAGGTCGCCGGTGGGCGCATCAAGGCCGTCGGCGTGCTGTCGGGCACGCGCCTCGCGCAGCTGCCGCGCGCAGCCACCGCTGCGGAAAGCGGCCATGCCCTGGACGTGCGGTCCTGGAATGCCTTCTTCGCCCCGCGCGGCACCCCGCAGCCCGTGCTCGCCAGACTGACGGGCGCGCTGCAGCAGGCAGTGGGGGATCCGGCGCTTCGCAAGCAGATGGAAGGGCTGGGCGTCGACTTGCCCGCACCCGCCGATGCAACGCCCGAGGCCGTCACCGCCCTCATCGCGCGCGGCATCCGCGACGACGTGCCGGCCCTCAAGGCCAAAGGCCAATACCTGGACTGA
- a CDS encoding DSD1 family PLP-dependent enzyme — protein sequence MQNNLPNLAGIDTPAAIVALERMQRNIARMQQQADALGVRFRPHVKTSKCADVVAAQLAAGATGITVSTLKEADQFFARGVTDILYAVGMAPHRLAHALDLGRRGCALQILTDSVDGAQAIAEYGRAHDHAFEVLIEIDTDGHRSGIKPGEDLLLEVGRVLHEGGMRLAGVLTHAGSSYELHTPEALAALAEQERAGCVQAAQRLRDAGLPCAIVSVGSTPTALEAASLEGVTELRAGVYVFFDLVMRNVGVCSVEDIALSVLTTVIGHQADKGWAIVDAGWMAMSRDRGTGKQQRDYGYGQVCTVDGTPIEGYLLSAANQEHGILSREGAADPDIASRFPAGTRLRILPNHACATGAQFPAYQALAADGTVQTWERFHGW from the coding sequence ATGCAGAACAACCTCCCGAATCTTGCCGGGATCGACACCCCCGCAGCGATCGTGGCGCTTGAGCGCATGCAGCGGAACATCGCGCGGATGCAGCAGCAGGCCGATGCGTTGGGCGTGCGCTTCCGCCCGCACGTGAAGACCAGCAAATGCGCGGATGTGGTCGCGGCCCAGCTTGCCGCCGGCGCGACGGGCATCACGGTGTCGACGCTGAAGGAGGCCGACCAGTTCTTCGCCCGCGGCGTGACCGACATCCTCTACGCCGTCGGCATGGCGCCGCACCGGCTCGCACATGCGCTGGACCTGGGCCGGCGCGGCTGCGCGCTGCAGATCCTGACCGACAGCGTCGACGGCGCGCAGGCCATCGCCGAATACGGCCGCGCGCACGACCACGCCTTCGAGGTGCTCATCGAGATCGACACCGACGGTCACCGCTCCGGCATCAAGCCGGGCGAGGACCTCCTGCTCGAGGTCGGCCGCGTGCTGCACGAGGGCGGCATGCGCCTGGCCGGCGTGCTCACGCATGCGGGCTCCAGCTACGAACTGCACACGCCCGAGGCCCTGGCCGCCCTGGCCGAGCAGGAACGCGCCGGCTGCGTGCAGGCTGCGCAACGCCTGCGCGACGCGGGCCTGCCGTGCGCCATCGTGTCGGTAGGCTCCACGCCCACGGCGCTGGAAGCCGCGTCGCTGGAGGGCGTGACCGAACTGCGCGCCGGGGTCTATGTCTTCTTCGATCTGGTGATGCGCAACGTCGGCGTCTGCAGCGTCGAAGACATCGCGCTGAGCGTGCTCACCACCGTCATCGGGCACCAGGCCGACAAGGGCTGGGCCATCGTCGATGCCGGCTGGATGGCCATGAGCCGCGACCGGGGCACGGGCAAGCAGCAGCGCGACTACGGCTATGGCCAGGTGTGCACCGTGGACGGGACGCCGATCGAGGGCTACCTGCTGTCGGCCGCCAACCAGGAGCACGGCATCCTGTCGCGCGAGGGGGCCGCGGACCCGGACATCGCATCGCGCTTCCCGGCCGGAACCCGCTTGCGCATACTGCCCAACCATGCCTGCGCGACCGGCGCGCAGTTCCCGGCCTACCAGGCGCTGGCCGCGGATGGCACGGTGCAAACCTGGGAGCGCTTCCATGGTTGGTGA
- a CDS encoding RidA family protein encodes MSDPVHVAVPALARPGGHYSHAAVGGGLVFIAGQLPITPEGERLVEAAFEVQAAQMLANMQAALLAAGSGIDRLLQVRVYLDDVANWPAFDRIYAQWAGPSRPARTIVPTGPLHFGFKVEMDAMALA; translated from the coding sequence ATGTCGGACCCGGTCCATGTCGCAGTGCCCGCCCTGGCCCGGCCGGGCGGCCACTACAGCCATGCCGCCGTGGGCGGCGGCCTGGTCTTCATCGCCGGGCAACTGCCGATCACGCCGGAGGGCGAGCGTCTGGTCGAGGCGGCGTTCGAAGTCCAGGCGGCGCAGATGCTCGCGAACATGCAGGCCGCCTTGCTGGCCGCGGGCTCAGGCATCGACAGGCTGCTGCAGGTGAGGGTCTACCTCGACGACGTCGCCAACTGGCCGGCGTTCGACAGGATCTATGCGCAGTGGGCCGGCCCATCGCGCCCGGCCAGGACCATCGTGCCGACCGGGCCGCTGCACTTCGGGTTCAAGGTCGAGATGGACGCGATGGCGCTTGCGTGA
- a CDS encoding MFS transporter yields the protein MPSQAQQAPPLFVLIAVSALAVLPVNMFVPSLPSIARDLGVEFFVVNAAIAGYAVATAFTHLIAGALSDRFGRKPIALVALTVFTIASIGCSLATDIRTFLLCRWLQGAVTAGYAVSLAAIRDTSDERAAASRIGYVSSAWAVAPMIGPLFGGMLDTHFGWRANFIAFALLGFAGVYLVAFHLRETNRHPSKSMGVQFRGYGDLLRSTRFSAYALCMALAIGTLYVFLSGAPLVAAQLHDTSGTALGLYMGMVPAGFIVGSYFVGRTSSHRSSTEFIVAGRILTCSGLLIGLGLMIAGVTHPLAFFGPCVSVGLGNGLTMPAANARVLSFHPGLAGTASGLAAALTLIGAGIIAFASGLVVDAPNASVAVLGAMLTASLLSLATALFIARAEKTKRWK from the coding sequence ATGCCCTCGCAAGCCCAGCAAGCGCCGCCTCTTTTTGTCTTGATTGCCGTTTCTGCACTCGCGGTCCTGCCGGTCAACATGTTCGTGCCTTCGTTGCCTAGCATTGCCAGGGATCTTGGTGTGGAATTTTTCGTGGTCAACGCCGCTATTGCCGGATACGCCGTGGCCACGGCCTTCACACACTTGATCGCGGGCGCCCTCTCAGACCGCTTTGGACGCAAGCCCATCGCGCTGGTTGCTTTGACCGTTTTCACGATCGCCTCGATCGGCTGCAGCTTGGCGACAGACATTCGCACGTTCTTGTTGTGTCGATGGTTACAGGGGGCCGTGACCGCGGGGTACGCAGTCTCCCTGGCTGCCATTCGCGATACCTCGGACGAGCGTGCAGCGGCCAGCCGGATTGGCTATGTCTCCTCCGCTTGGGCCGTGGCCCCGATGATCGGACCCCTCTTCGGTGGAATGCTCGATACGCACTTCGGTTGGCGTGCAAACTTCATTGCATTCGCACTCCTGGGGTTCGCCGGCGTGTACCTGGTCGCGTTTCATTTGCGAGAGACGAACCGTCACCCATCGAAGTCCATGGGGGTGCAGTTCAGGGGGTATGGCGACCTACTTCGCTCGACGCGGTTCAGCGCATACGCTCTCTGCATGGCGTTGGCCATAGGAACGTTGTACGTTTTTCTGAGTGGAGCACCGTTGGTTGCAGCACAACTGCACGACACGTCCGGCACGGCGCTCGGCCTCTATATGGGAATGGTGCCGGCTGGCTTCATCGTTGGAAGCTACTTTGTGGGACGCACGAGTTCCCACCGTTCCTCCACAGAGTTCATCGTTGCAGGCCGCATCCTCACTTGCTCGGGCCTTCTGATCGGGCTCGGCTTGATGATCGCCGGCGTGACACACCCGCTTGCGTTCTTCGGCCCGTGCGTCAGCGTCGGACTGGGCAATGGACTGACGATGCCAGCGGCAAATGCACGAGTGCTTTCTTTTCACCCGGGTCTTGCGGGAACTGCATCGGGGTTGGCGGCGGCCTTGACCTTGATCGGTGCGGGCATCATTGCCTTTGCTTCGGGGTTGGTCGTGGACGCGCCGAATGCAAGCGTTGCAGTCCTCGGCGCGATGTTGACAGCTTCATTGCTGTCGCTTGCAACCGCCTTGTTCATCGCCCGTGCGGAAAAGACGAAGAGATGGAAATGA
- a CDS encoding LysR family transcriptional regulator, whose translation MLMSSGQTSDKPLMLAQVSRLRFRHLQFLDILGKTRNLRLTAEQMYITQSAATKVLMDIEEMLEARLFDRLPRDMQPNELGLFTLRYAHSALDGHRKFVDEFSDLKLGGHGHLSIGAISGAAAHLLIAAVAELQRLRPLLVVKVLEQSSDQLIVWLAERKIDVMIGRFTDESQRGQFHYENLTGEGLQITAGVHHPLRGRKPPGLKELSNWPWILYPTSTALRKVSDDIFRSTGLSLTSGIVETPSFLFALELMQNTTMLSLQPSALVDKYVRRGLLTRIAAELPNRVPDFGLITLQGEPPSTAVLAFMDVIRKMSDREAEAASVERATAVARPKPRGLPPAR comes from the coding sequence ATGCTGATGAGTTCAGGCCAGACCTCTGACAAACCCCTGATGCTGGCGCAGGTCTCGCGGCTGCGTTTCCGGCACCTGCAGTTCCTCGATATCCTGGGCAAGACGCGCAATCTGCGCCTGACCGCCGAGCAGATGTACATCACGCAGTCGGCGGCCACCAAGGTGTTGATGGACATCGAGGAAATGCTGGAGGCGCGCCTCTTCGATCGCCTGCCGCGCGACATGCAACCGAACGAGCTCGGGCTCTTCACCCTGCGTTATGCGCACTCGGCACTGGACGGCCACCGCAAGTTCGTGGATGAGTTCAGCGACCTGAAACTGGGCGGGCACGGCCATCTGTCGATCGGCGCGATCTCCGGTGCGGCGGCGCATCTGCTGATCGCCGCGGTGGCCGAGCTGCAGCGCCTGCGGCCGCTGCTGGTGGTGAAGGTGCTGGAACAGAGCAGCGATCAGCTGATCGTGTGGCTGGCCGAACGCAAGATCGACGTCATGATCGGCCGTTTCACCGACGAATCCCAGCGCGGCCAGTTCCACTACGAAAACCTGACCGGTGAAGGTTTGCAGATCACCGCAGGCGTGCACCATCCGCTGCGGGGACGGAAGCCCCCCGGACTGAAGGAACTGTCGAACTGGCCATGGATTCTCTATCCGACATCCACGGCGCTGCGCAAGGTATCGGACGACATCTTCCGCAGCACGGGCCTGTCGCTCACTTCGGGCATCGTCGAGACGCCGTCGTTCCTGTTCGCATTGGAACTGATGCAAAACACGACCATGCTGTCGCTGCAGCCCTCCGCGCTGGTGGACAAGTACGTGCGGCGTGGGCTGCTGACGCGCATCGCGGCCGAGCTCCCCAACCGCGTACCAGACTTCGGCCTGATCACGCTGCAAGGCGAGCCGCCCAGTACGGCCGTGCTGGCGTTCATGGACGTGATCCGCAAGATGTCGGACCGCGAGGCCGAAGCGGCATCGGTCGAAAGAGCAACGGCCGTTGCCAGGCCCAAGCCACGAGGTCTTCCGCCTGCGCGATGA